A genomic segment from Nicotiana tabacum cultivar K326 chromosome 9, ASM71507v2, whole genome shotgun sequence encodes:
- the LOC107782485 gene encoding uncharacterized protein LOC107782485 encodes MCKKWDAKRLKLFDKVYDPLKSRADIMDSVPLGILPDQWISYVDYHFKEKTQEIYKRNAEIRKKQIISHIGGSKPNSRRRDEMMAETGKKPGRGQLYLATHRNEDGSYVNEAAKEICEKIELALSQSTVDESEILPNDVIGKVLGKEHSGMVRCLGLGVVPGRAFRQTRPRYNDLNASSYNNGSCSS; translated from the exons ATGTGTAAGAAGTGGGACGCAAAAAGGCTAAAGTTGTTTGATAAGGTCTATGATCCACTTAAAAGTAGAGCTGACATAATGGATAGCGTTCCATTGGGAATTTTACCGGATCAATGGATTTCTTATGTTGATTACCACTTTAAAGAAAAGACACAG gaaatttataaaagaaatgcTGAAATTCGGAAGAAACAAATTATTTCACATATCGGTGGCTCCAAACCTAACTCCAGAAGAAGGGATGAAATG ATGGCTGAGACTGGAAAAAAGCCTGGACGAGGACAACTTTATCTCgctacacataggaatgaagatGGATCATATGTTAATGAGGCGGCAAAAGAGATATGT GAAAAAATTGAACTAGCATTGAGCCAAAGCACCGTGGATGAGTCGGAAATTTTGCCAAATGATGTCATTGGTAAGGTGTTGGGAAAAGAGCACTCTGGAATGGTAAGGTGCTTGGGATTAGGAGTTGTTCCTGGCAGAGCGTTTAGACAAACAAGACCTCGTTATAATGATTTGAATGCTTCAAGTTATAATAACGGTTCATGTTCTTCCTAA
- the LOC107782484 gene encoding uncharacterized protein LOC107782484 produces the protein MDKSWIEIPRNTTKYLLGLNQFLNFAFKNASIGDRIKCPCPKCGFGKWQIREIVYDHLISKSFPQNYVTWILHGETEVLENSRSTEVIPDALPPENPMELLINEAFPGLRHEGIDAGPSQLVGEEEIVNDLPSLNNKEFFELLRDGSEELYEGSKYSKLEFLLQLYHIKCLSGLSDKGMTMLLDLLNDAFGFAKIPNSFYEAKNTIKKLCLDYIKIDACQNDCMLYWGDDANEETCKHCHTSRWKPTKKSNNNHMSTTGKKKKKQKMPAKILRYFPLKPRLHRLFMCSKIAEHMRWYVKDNNRDGIMRHPRDGEAWKRFDTTFFEFASDPRNVRLGLASDGFNSFGMMSTNYSIWPMILVPYNLPPWLCMKQPNFILSMIIPGPRTAGNNIDVYLQPLIKELNELWREGVETYDSSKKETFRM, from the coding sequence ATGGATAAATCTTGGATTGAAATACCTAGAAATACAACAAAGTATTTACTTGGTTTGAATCAATTtctaaattttgcatttaagaaTGCTTCTATAGGAGATAGAATAAAATGTCCGTGTCCTAAATGTGGTTTTGGGAAGTGGCAGATTAGAGAGATAGTGTACGATCATTTGATTAGCAAGTCATTCCCTCAAAATTATGTCACTTGGATTCTTCATGGGGAAACAGAAGTGTTGGAGAACTCTAGAAGCACAGAGGTTATCCCGGATGCATTGCCTCCTGAAAATCCTATGGAATTGTTGATAAATGAAGCATTCCCGGGTTTAAGGCATGAGGGCATTGATGCAGGTCCATCACAATTAGTTGGAGAAGAAGAAATAGTAAATGATCTGCCTTCTTTAAATAATAAAGAATTTTTTGAGTTGCTTAGAGATGGAAGTGAAGAATTATATGAAGGGTCCAAGTACTCGAAGCTAGAATTTTTGTTACAGTTGTATCACATAAAGTGTTTGTCTGGGCTAAGTGATAAGGGAATGACTATGCTGCTAGATTTACTGAATGATGCATTTGGATTTGCAAAGATACCTAATTCTTTTTATGAGGCCAAGAATACCATCAAAAAGCTTTGTCTTGATTATATCAAGATAGATGCTTGTCAAAACGATTGCATGTTGTACTGGGGAGATGATGCTAATGAAGAAACATGCAAGCATTGTCATACTTCTAGATGGAAGCCAACTAAGAAGAGCAACAATAATCACATGTCTACTAcgggaaagaagaaaaagaagcaaaagaTGCCCGCAAAAATTTTGCGTTACTTTCCACTGAAACCAAGATTGCACAGATTGTTCATGTGCTCTAAAATTGCAGAGCATATGAGATGGTATGTGAAAGATAATAACAGAGATGGAATCATGAGGCATCCCAGAGATGGTGAGGCATGGAAAAGATTTGATACTACTTTTTTTGAATTTGCTTCTGATCCTAGAAATGTTCGATTAGGCCTAGCTAGTGATGGTTTCAATTCTTTTGGTATGATGAGTACTAATTATAGCATTTGGCCAATGATTTTGGTTCCATATAACCTTCCACCTTGGTTGTGTATGAAGCAACCAAATTTTATCCTCTCAATGATCATTCCAGGTCCACGAACGGCGGGGAATAATATAGATGTATACCTACAACCGCTTATTAAGGAGTTGAATGAGTTGTGGCGTGAAGGTGTGGAAACTTATGATTCATCAAAGAAGGAAACGTTTAGAATGTGA
- the LOC107772512 gene encoding uncharacterized protein LOC107772512, with translation MLFIFMTGEDLHLSYQLQKYRNAGSFVLPVDPKDKETWGDSEHRLAYVSETTIIFKDIVQVRNDQWWKALSTGYVTQCEAMNPQKIDALFYAHSIDEVKALAPLLEKFWSTIRKKAYIVVSGGSFCPCEDSVTALNWPKVVCKERRFKIMDLVVGALSTISNSEVPIVQAVYASMKCLINIHNPSLMIIVADADPNVKKALKIATEANTNSSTLVLLPRSSVTKVLWMADLRPTALPNWNRMRLSMNILI, from the exons ATGCTCTTCATTTTCATGACAGGAGAAGACTTGCACTTAAG CTATCAGCTTCAGAAGTATAGAAATGCTGGATCATTTGTTCTGCCAGTTGATCCAAAGGACAAAGAAACTTGGGGTGACAGTGAGCACAGACTTGCATATGTATCCGAAACCACTATTATATTCAAGGACATTGTTCAAGTCCGGAACGATCAATGGTGGAAAGCACTCTCCACTGGTTATGTAACACAATGCGAAGCAATGAATCCTCAAAAAATTGATGCACTTTTCTATGCCCACTCTATCGATGAAGTTAAAGCTCTCGCGCCTCTTCTTGAGAAATTCTGGTCAACTATTAGAAAGAAGGCCTACATTGTTGTCTCGGGAGGCAGCTTCTGCCCTTGCGAAGATTCTGTTACAGCTTTAAACTGGCCTAAGGTTGTATGCAAAGAAAGAAGATTCAAGATTATGGATTTAGTAGTTGGTGCTCTatcaacaatttcaaattcagaagTGCCCATCGTTCAAGCAGTCTATGCTAGCATGAAATGTCTAATCAACATTCATAACCCGAGCCTCATGATCATAGTAGCTGATGCAGATCCTAATGTGAAAAAAGCACTCAAGATAGCTACAGAAGCTAACACAAACAGTTCAACTTTGGTCCTTTTACCTAGATCATCGGTTACTAAGGTTCTTTGGATGGCTGATCTTCGGCCCACAGCATTGCCAA ATTGGAATCGTATGAGGCTTTCCATGAACATCCTCATATAG